The proteins below are encoded in one region of Eubacterium sp. 1001713B170207_170306_E7:
- a CDS encoding methyltransferase domain-containing protein, with protein MGTFEFNGEKYAQASRHQKEWGGRLISGLSLRGSESILDLGCGDGALTEQLALLVPEGTVLGIDASQGMINAAEKHVQDNLKFMRADINRLNFANTFDVIFSNAALHWVKDHELLLKNALAALKPGGVISWNFAGDGTCSRFFEVIREKMAAEPYRAFFQGFVWPWYMPLRPAYEEKVRDAGFSTFSVLEEKADRFFADPDEMIRWLDQPTLVPFMDCVPPALKADFRDDVIKAMLHKTQQADGTCFETFRRIKVTAVK; from the coding sequence TTGGGAACTTTTGAATTTAATGGTGAAAAATACGCGCAGGCTTCCAGACACCAGAAGGAATGGGGCGGCCGCCTCATATCCGGGCTCAGCCTCAGGGGCAGCGAGTCCATTCTGGATCTGGGCTGCGGCGACGGCGCGCTGACCGAACAGCTGGCCCTGCTGGTGCCGGAGGGTACGGTTTTGGGCATTGACGCCTCACAGGGGATGATTAACGCCGCTGAGAAGCACGTGCAGGATAATCTGAAGTTTATGCGGGCGGACATCAATCGTTTGAATTTCGCCAATACCTTCGACGTTATTTTTTCCAACGCGGCGCTGCACTGGGTCAAGGATCACGAGCTGCTCCTGAAAAATGCCCTGGCCGCGCTGAAGCCAGGGGGTGTTATCTCCTGGAATTTCGCGGGAGACGGCACCTGCTCCCGCTTTTTTGAAGTCATCCGAGAGAAAATGGCGGCTGAGCCCTACCGCGCCTTTTTTCAGGGGTTTGTATGGCCCTGGTACATGCCCTTAAGGCCGGCTTATGAAGAGAAGGTCCGGGACGCAGGCTTTTCGACGTTTTCGGTGCTTGAGGAAAAGGCCGACCGTTTTTTCGCAGACCCGGATGAGATGATCCGGTGGCTGGACCAGCCGACTCTCGTTCCCTTTATGGATTGTGTTCCCCCTGCTCTCAAGGCTGATTTCCGGGACGACGTCATCAAAGCCATGCTTCATAAAACGCAGCAGGCGGACGGCACCTGCTTTGAGACCTTCCGCCGGATTAAGGTAACCGCGGTAAAATAA
- a CDS encoding DUF6431 domain-containing protein, with translation MLISKGKLKLVEETLKEDGKTPLNYYQFIYGEMPCCPDCGAPMHERERLTGKKARGFTGMDGIESKVEIRRVVCDNKACYNHNHPKRDLPDILVPYSHYDAEVHQAVADGSTEVPCTPGTIRRLLKKMADQLMLFLWALTQLGIRLTFCEEDGKAWDFWSALRAATAGFERWYLLALKMTVNRFGALHWQCSDTG, from the coding sequence ATGCTGATCTCAAAGGGAAAACTGAAGCTGGTGGAGGAAACCCTGAAGGAGGATGGGAAAACCCCGCTGAACTACTATCAATTCATCTATGGTGAAATGCCCTGCTGCCCCGATTGCGGCGCGCCCATGCACGAAAGAGAGCGTCTCACCGGTAAAAAAGCCCGGGGCTTTACCGGTATGGACGGCATCGAGAGTAAGGTGGAGATACGCCGTGTGGTCTGTGACAATAAAGCCTGTTATAATCATAACCACCCCAAACGCGACCTTCCCGACATACTGGTGCCCTACAGCCATTACGACGCCGAAGTGCACCAGGCGGTTGCCGACGGCAGCACTGAGGTGCCCTGCACACCAGGCACGATCCGGCGGCTGCTCAAAAAGATGGCGGACCAGCTCATGCTGTTCTTATGGGCGCTCACCCAGTTGGGGATTCGCCTGACCTTTTGCGAAGAGGATGGTAAAGCCTGGGATTTCTGGTCCGCCCTGCGGGCCGCGACGGCAGGTTTTGAGCGCTGGTACCTCCTGGCGCTCAAAATGACGGTTAACCGATTTGGTGCTTTGCACTGGCAATGCAGCGACACAGGGTAA
- a CDS encoding phage regulatory protein/antirepressor Ant produces MKENKERPEKARGLVHCAKNQEIMENTAPADLSAANVVVTLCGEQPVVSSRRVAADFGKEHKSVLRRIAQLNRETTAQNCAGLFIPWSYADAAGRKRKAYQITRDGFTLLIMSFTGARALEWKIRYMQAFNQMEERLHSTRPTLPEGDALMAMAVLEAKAIIKNLKPEADYARKVLDNQALTPITSIAKDYGMTAGFMNRLLHSLGVQYRIGKRWYLYSDYQAEGYAATKSDTIYKKDGTAKVVESLQWTPKGRRFLYDLLAKNNLYPVLERGQHESAD; encoded by the coding sequence ATGAAAGAAAACAAAGAACGCCCGGAAAAAGCCCGTGGCCTTGTTCATTGTGCAAAAAATCAGGAAATAATGGAAAATACGGCTCCGGCAGACCTGTCCGCGGCCAATGTGGTGGTCACCCTGTGCGGCGAACAGCCCGTGGTGTCCAGCCGGCGGGTGGCCGCGGATTTCGGCAAGGAGCACAAGAGTGTGCTGCGGCGCATTGCCCAGCTTAACCGGGAGACCACAGCGCAGAATTGCGCCGGTCTCTTTATCCCTTGGTCCTACGCCGACGCGGCAGGCAGAAAGCGCAAGGCTTATCAGATTACCCGGGACGGCTTCACCCTGCTCATCATGAGCTTTACGGGCGCCCGGGCCCTGGAATGGAAGATCCGTTATATGCAGGCCTTTAACCAGATGGAAGAAAGGCTGCACAGCACCAGGCCCACGCTGCCTGAGGGCGACGCCCTCATGGCCATGGCGGTGCTGGAGGCAAAAGCCATCATTAAAAACCTGAAGCCCGAGGCCGACTATGCCCGAAAGGTCCTCGACAACCAGGCCCTTACGCCCATTACCAGCATTGCCAAGGATTACGGCATGACCGCTGGGTTCATGAACCGCCTTTTACACAGCCTGGGCGTGCAGTACCGCATCGGCAAACGCTGGTATCTTTATTCGGATTACCAGGCCGAGGGCTACGCGGCCACCAAGTCAGACACCATTTATAAAAAGGACGGCACCGCCAAGGTGGTGGAGAGCCTGCAGTGGACGCCGAAGGGCCGGCGTTTCCTGTACGACCTGCTGGCAAAGAACAACCTGTACCCAGTACTGGAGCGTGGACAGCATGAATCTGCTGACTGA
- a CDS encoding helix-turn-helix transcriptional regulator has product MSGSELARWVRDNRRARGLTQPQLAEAVGVSHKTIFRAERGESLSAYTLDQLTRYFGVPLPEEKACPTGHFVMTLYREYL; this is encoded by the coding sequence ATGAGCGGCAGCGAGCTGGCCCGCTGGGTCCGTGACAACAGACGCGCCAGGGGCCTCACGCAGCCTCAGCTTGCGGAAGCTGTGGGCGTGAGCCATAAAACCATCTTCAGGGCTGAGCGGGGCGAGTCCCTCAGCGCCTATACTCTGGATCAGCTTACCCGGTACTTCGGCGTGCCGCTGCCCGAGGAAAAGGCCTGTCCCACTGGCCATTTTGTGATGACCCTCTATCGGGAATACCTGTGA
- a CDS encoding sigma-70 family RNA polymerase sigma factor yields the protein MTREDILLKKTENGDRQALEGLITAYYPDILRYCLWHTRDRAAAEDATQETFLKAVRFLDGYRHQGHFRAWLYKIAANVCRDAWRRTDEEPLPENLTYDEAGFARAESDADFIRMVGELPEEARELVLLRFAQDLTLREIAQVTGLPMRTVQSRLRAALKKIKKQLLKGEIYHEA from the coding sequence TTGACGCGTGAAGATATTTTACTGAAAAAAACTGAAAACGGAGACCGGCAGGCGCTCGAGGGGCTGATCACAGCCTATTATCCGGATATTTTAAGGTATTGCCTCTGGCACACCAGAGACCGTGCCGCCGCTGAGGACGCGACCCAGGAAACCTTTCTGAAGGCAGTGCGCTTTCTGGACGGCTACCGGCACCAGGGGCATTTCAGGGCATGGCTCTATAAAATTGCCGCCAATGTGTGCCGTGACGCGTGGCGCAGAACGGATGAGGAGCCCCTGCCGGAGAACCTCACCTATGATGAAGCGGGATTTGCGCGTGCCGAATCGGACGCGGATTTTATCCGCATGGTGGGGGAGCTGCCCGAGGAAGCCCGTGAGCTGGTGCTTCTGCGCTTTGCCCAGGACCTTACCCTGCGCGAAATCGCCCAGGTTACCGGGCTGCCCATGCGCACTGTCCAGTCGCGTCTGCGCGCAGCCCTGAAAAAAATCAAAAAACAGCTCTTAAAAGGAGAAATATACCATGAAGCATAA
- a CDS encoding ABC transporter ATP-binding protein translates to MELKINRLTKQYKDKLAVDGVSLKLTPGIWGLLGANGAGKTTMMRMVAGILKPTSGGVFYDGINIADLGESYRNIFGYLPQTFGFYPEFTVRSYLEYMSALKGIGRKDASLKIGNLLQTLALSDVKNKKIRKLSGGMQRRVGIAQALLNDPEILILDEPTSGLDPGERVRFRNILAEFAKERIVLISTHIVSDVENIATRNAVMKDGRIIAAGSTDELVAAMKGRVWRTEVPERDLLKCERLVRVANIRSESGGRASLRYLADTAVLPGSAPETPRLEDLYLWLFPEDSGTEEVQ, encoded by the coding sequence ATGGAACTTAAAATCAACCGATTGACCAAGCAATATAAGGACAAGCTGGCCGTGGATGGTGTCAGTCTGAAATTAACGCCGGGAATCTGGGGGCTTCTGGGCGCCAACGGCGCAGGAAAAACCACCATGATGCGCATGGTGGCCGGCATTTTAAAGCCCACCTCCGGCGGCGTGTTTTACGATGGTATAAACATCGCCGACCTGGGGGAAAGCTACCGGAATATTTTCGGCTATCTGCCCCAGACCTTTGGCTTTTACCCTGAATTTACAGTGAGAAGCTATCTGGAATACATGAGCGCCCTCAAGGGCATTGGCAGAAAGGACGCGTCTTTAAAAATCGGGAACCTGCTCCAGACCCTCGCCCTGAGTGATGTGAAAAACAAAAAAATCCGCAAACTGTCCGGCGGCATGCAGCGCCGGGTGGGCATTGCCCAGGCCCTGCTCAACGATCCGGAAATCCTGATTCTGGACGAGCCCACCAGCGGCCTGGACCCGGGCGAGCGGGTGCGTTTCCGCAATATCCTGGCCGAGTTCGCGAAAGAGCGCATCGTGCTCATTTCCACTCATATCGTGTCCGACGTAGAAAACATCGCCACCCGCAACGCAGTCATGAAGGACGGGCGGATCATCGCGGCGGGCAGCACCGATGAGCTGGTGGCAGCCATGAAAGGGCGTGTATGGCGTACCGAGGTGCCTGAAAGGGATCTGCTGAAATGTGAGCGCCTTGTCCGTGTCGCCAATATCCGCAGCGAATCCGGGGGGCGGGCCTCGCTCCGTTATCTGGCCGACACCGCCGTGCTGCCGGGCTCAGCCCCGGAAACGCCGCGGCTTGAGGATTTATACCTCTGGCTTTTCCCGGAGGATTCAGGAACAGAGGAGGTGCAGTGA
- a CDS encoding ABC transporter permease, translated as MLNVFCMEFKRLFKSRMVWILSAASLVVALLLCVMVVNNVSYGRRDDPDYKVGLPAIPALKEAYKPLYGAVTPEKLESAFETYIDASNAYEEKMPASVYKEKIVPVQPALNWIFSAFDDSEITSVDQVGGFYAQRLHNIENQLEDKYPDAPQAKQAAMELNSKVETPFNYVYGYGDTSPDIIILLLLVLILFCTAMTAPAFAADYHSRADDIQRCTRYGRGKLSAARALALLILVLAVTVVSTGAYLIILNSIFGWEGLSSSLQTAFVAWGIAPMSVGDMVRVTFFAGILTLLATASCSLFVSSRCKSPTTALIISFCVSLLPIFLGFAGVNVKWLYALLPSGGIAMENSFYYALTLNSTNFLHLGSFTLWLPYAYILFAAVEIPLFVLLTILSHKGRQVT; from the coding sequence ATGCTTAACGTATTTTGCATGGAGTTTAAACGCCTTTTTAAAAGCCGCATGGTGTGGATACTGAGCGCGGCGTCTCTGGTGGTCGCCCTGCTGTTGTGTGTGATGGTTGTGAATAACGTGAGCTACGGACGCCGGGATGATCCGGATTATAAAGTCGGGCTGCCGGCCATCCCGGCCCTCAAGGAAGCCTATAAGCCCCTTTACGGAGCGGTTACGCCCGAAAAGCTTGAGTCCGCCTTTGAGACCTATATCGACGCCTCAAACGCCTACGAGGAAAAAATGCCGGCCTCGGTTTATAAAGAGAAAATAGTGCCGGTCCAGCCCGCCCTCAACTGGATTTTCAGTGCCTTTGACGATTCTGAAATCACCAGCGTGGATCAGGTGGGAGGCTTCTACGCCCAGCGCCTCCATAATATTGAGAACCAGCTTGAGGATAAATACCCCGACGCGCCGCAGGCAAAGCAGGCGGCCATGGAGCTTAACAGTAAGGTGGAGACCCCTTTCAATTATGTTTACGGCTATGGTGATACCAGCCCGGATATAATCATTTTACTGCTCCTGGTGCTCATTCTGTTCTGCACCGCCATGACCGCACCCGCTTTCGCCGCCGACTACCACAGCCGGGCCGATGATATTCAGCGCTGTACCCGCTACGGCAGGGGAAAGCTGAGCGCCGCGAGGGCACTGGCTTTGCTGATCCTCGTCCTGGCAGTGACGGTGGTCAGCACCGGCGCATATCTGATCATTCTGAACAGTATTTTTGGCTGGGAGGGCCTGTCATCCTCCCTTCAGACCGCCTTTGTGGCCTGGGGCATCGCGCCCATGAGTGTGGGGGATATGGTACGCGTGACGTTTTTTGCCGGGATTCTCACCCTGCTGGCCACAGCGTCCTGCAGCCTGTTTGTATCCTCCCGGTGTAAATCGCCCACGACGGCGCTCATCATCAGCTTCTGCGTCAGCCTGCTGCCCATTTTCCTGGGCTTTGCGGGTGTTAATGTAAAATGGCTGTACGCGCTGCTGCCCTCGGGCGGCATAGCCATGGAAAACAGCTTTTACTATGCCCTGACGCTCAACAGCACGAACTTCCTTCACCTTGGGAGCTTTACCCTGTGGCTGCCTTACGCCTATATCCTCTTTGCCGCGGTGGAGATCCCCCTGTTTGTCCTGCTGACCATACTGTCCCACAAGGGTCGGCAGGTCACCTAA
- a CDS encoding secondary thiamine-phosphate synthase enzyme YjbQ gives MKSYRKELHFNLPTRRGLVNITPDVEAALADSGIKEGLILVNAMNITASVFINDDESGLHHDYEVWLEKLAPEKPYSQYHHNGFEDNADAHLKRTVMGREVVVAVTNGRLDFGTWEQIFYFEFDGKRDKHALIKIIGE, from the coding sequence ATGAAATCTTACCGTAAGGAACTGCATTTTAACCTGCCGACCCGCAGAGGTCTTGTCAATATTACACCAGACGTCGAAGCCGCCCTGGCCGACAGCGGCATTAAAGAAGGGCTGATCCTGGTCAACGCCATGAACATCACGGCCAGCGTGTTCATCAACGACGACGAGAGCGGCCTGCATCACGACTACGAGGTCTGGCTCGAAAAGCTGGCGCCGGAAAAGCCCTACAGCCAGTACCACCACAACGGCTTTGAGGATAACGCCGATGCCCATCTCAAGCGGACTGTTATGGGCCGTGAGGTGGTGGTTGCCGTCACAAACGGCCGGCTGGACTTTGGCACCTGGGAACAGATCTTTTATTTTGAGTTTGACGGTAAGCGCGATAAACACGCGCTCATTAAAATCATAGGCGAATAG
- a CDS encoding XRE family transcriptional regulator, which yields MDKKHTVDKQVFGQRLKYLMTNFNETTYSMSRKFNLSPPSISRYTRGEMAPKITTIREMAAYFDVSPLWLMGCPVAMYEREVLDDTEPFGSEVTLSVFGSIQYQLPVFSNEKTIHTLTLPSDQLAKWGPVFAMEITDTSMEPTLMKGDHVVVKLNTFLKSGDLTALHVGESDLKIRKVSFLKNQVILQPHNPSFEVEVYDLNKDHVQIIGSVVYQKRIYERFFDLY from the coding sequence ATGGATAAAAAACATACGGTCGATAAGCAGGTTTTTGGCCAGCGGCTTAAGTATTTGATGACTAATTTCAATGAAACCACCTATTCGATGTCCCGAAAATTCAACCTTTCTCCCCCCAGTATCTCGCGCTACACAAGGGGTGAGATGGCCCCGAAGATCACGACCATCCGGGAGATGGCAGCCTATTTTGACGTCAGCCCCCTGTGGCTCATGGGCTGTCCTGTCGCCATGTACGAGAGGGAGGTGCTTGACGATACCGAACCCTTTGGCTCTGAGGTAACCCTTTCGGTTTTCGGGAGCATTCAATACCAGCTGCCTGTTTTTTCCAATGAGAAAACCATCCATACCCTTACCCTGCCCAGCGACCAGCTGGCAAAATGGGGCCCGGTGTTCGCCATGGAAATCACCGACACCAGCATGGAGCCCACGCTGATGAAGGGCGATCATGTGGTGGTTAAGCTCAACACCTTTTTAAAATCCGGCGATCTGACGGCGCTGCATGTGGGTGAGTCCGATCTTAAAATAAGGAAGGTCTCCTTCTTGAAAAACCAGGTCATTCTTCAGCCCCATAATCCCTCCTTTGAAGTGGAGGTTTATGACCTTAATAAGGATCATGTCCAGATCATCGGTTCTGTTGTCTATCAGAAACGCATTTACGAGCGCTTCTTTGATTTATATTAA
- a CDS encoding DUF3658 domain-containing protein has protein sequence MIELIFGNSSAASLSCAKSMKHGQEIKEASMLRGRDHTTPTHWPGLSLDGSPGDVAPLWQSLDIGELDNAETKGGTRFSVLKILYGGTPGVAEEIAALNRKTLDRLERAAETLEPIRVWLSENNPGDVCEFLFICYFLRESPVHLSAVFVSRQTVFDGKARQYLSTGEILPEDFGTLAQLEEPVTPVQREASAALWEQLVKENAPLRAVVNGRVMSVRANFYDAVLRANIPDGDFMAAFAIGGTLARVPGVSAQWLLMRLQAMVNAGELVEIAPPEGENPYSGMMRRKA, from the coding sequence ATGATTGAGCTTATCTTTGGAAACAGCTCCGCAGCAAGTCTGAGCTGCGCAAAGTCCATGAAACATGGCCAAGAGATAAAGGAAGCGTCAATGCTGCGTGGTAGGGATCATACCACACCTACCCATTGGCCCGGGCTATCCCTTGACGGCAGCCCCGGGGATGTGGCCCCCCTGTGGCAGTCTCTGGATATCGGAGAGCTTGACAACGCTGAAACAAAAGGCGGTACCCGGTTTTCCGTACTGAAAATCCTGTACGGCGGCACGCCCGGCGTGGCTGAGGAAATCGCAGCGCTGAACCGAAAAACCCTGGACCGTCTGGAAAGAGCCGCAGAAACCCTTGAGCCCATCCGTGTCTGGCTGTCCGAGAACAATCCCGGTGATGTCTGCGAATTTCTTTTTATCTGCTATTTTTTAAGAGAGAGCCCAGTCCACCTGTCTGCGGTATTTGTCTCACGTCAGACTGTATTTGACGGTAAAGCCCGCCAATACCTGAGCACCGGTGAGATTTTACCCGAGGACTTTGGTACCCTTGCACAGCTTGAAGAGCCTGTCACCCCAGTCCAGAGAGAAGCCAGCGCAGCGCTGTGGGAACAGCTTGTCAAAGAAAACGCCCCTCTGCGCGCAGTGGTAAACGGCCGTGTTATGAGCGTCCGGGCGAATTTCTATGACGCGGTCCTCCGGGCCAATATACCCGATGGCGATTTCATGGCAGCTTTTGCCATCGGAGGAACCCTGGCCCGCGTTCCGGGCGTGAGCGCACAGTGGCTGTTGATGCGGCTGCAGGCCATGGTGAACGCCGGAGAGCTTGTAGAGATTGCTCCGCCAGAGGGAGAAAATCCCTATAGCGGAATGATGCGGCGAAAAGCCTGA
- a CDS encoding carbon-nitrogen hydrolase family protein, whose protein sequence is MKMKLACCQMPLTADKENNLNTAEKMVRAAVKDGAEMVLLPEMYTCPYAGSDFVAAAEPADGPANARMAALARELSITLFAGSIPEKEDGHIYNSCFVFGPDGSLLGRHRKVHLFDVDVKNGISFKESNVLTAGDTLTVVDTSFGPVGVAVCFDVRFPEQFRIMADRGARLVVLPAAFNMTTGPMHWELALRSRAVDNQLYLAACSSARDMNAKYFSWGHSCIVDPWGRIAAGLDEKPGTVSAEIDTRVVTEAREQLPILSARRADLYRLEELK, encoded by the coding sequence ATGAAAATGAAGCTTGCCTGCTGCCAGATGCCCCTGACGGCCGATAAAGAAAACAATCTGAACACTGCTGAAAAAATGGTCCGGGCCGCTGTGAAAGACGGCGCCGAAATGGTGCTGCTGCCTGAAATGTATACCTGCCCCTACGCGGGGAGTGATTTTGTGGCCGCGGCCGAGCCGGCGGACGGGCCGGCCAATGCCCGCATGGCCGCCCTGGCCAGAGAGCTCAGCATCACCCTCTTTGCCGGCTCCATCCCGGAAAAGGAGGACGGGCATATCTATAACTCCTGTTTCGTGTTTGGTCCGGACGGCAGCCTGCTTGGACGGCACCGAAAGGTGCACCTCTTTGATGTTGATGTCAAGAACGGAATCTCCTTTAAAGAGTCCAATGTTTTAACTGCTGGCGATACCCTTACCGTTGTGGACACATCCTTTGGCCCGGTGGGCGTGGCCGTCTGCTTTGACGTCCGCTTTCCTGAGCAATTTCGTATCATGGCCGACCGCGGCGCAAGGCTGGTGGTGCTTCCCGCGGCCTTTAACATGACCACCGGCCCCATGCACTGGGAGCTGGCCCTGCGTTCCCGGGCCGTAGACAACCAGCTCTATCTCGCGGCCTGCTCCTCCGCAAGGGATATGAACGCCAAGTATTTTTCCTGGGGCCACTCCTGTATCGTTGATCCCTGGGGCCGCATAGCCGCCGGTCTTGACGAAAAACCAGGGACCGTGAGCGCTGAAATCGACACCCGTGTCGTTACCGAGGCGCGGGAGCAGCTGCCGATTTTGTCCGCCAGAAGGGCGGATTTGTACAGGCTGGAGGAACTGAAATGA
- a CDS encoding FGGY-family carbohydrate kinase: protein MEKELVLTIDCGTQGIRAIVFDKTGRALAKTEKRFEGYYSKKPHYVEAPPAMFWEDLAAVTLEMKRRYPEYTGALSGMNIAVQRDTATIVDEKGEGLRDFISWMDRRTLEKPLTIPQPYRFAFWIAGKKAFTESFNTGTHAHWIKVHEPELWSAADKYIFLSTYLINKLTGRMVDATSNIAGHFPFDFKHKKWCGPYEIKRQIIQIEREKLCDLVDSCQVIGVLTREAAEKTGLPEGLPLVGSGTDKGCETIGVGCVHEGCASVSLGTQSTVETTSSRYYELVPFYPPFPGVDPETYNPEITVYHGFWMINWFVETFAEKEREDCAKRGEDLFDFLNGKLPTVPAGSGGLVLQPYWGQESFKPEAKGSIIGFSERHTKYHIYRSIIEGLAFALLEGLETIEKKSGVRVETIGLSGGGSRSDNIAQIMANVFGREVYRVQTFETTGLGGAMATYVGLGVYPDLEAAGERMVRKSRCFTPDPEENKQYTDIYREVYKKAYKRYKPLFKRLQKIENMQ from the coding sequence TTGGAGAAAGAATTAGTTTTAACCATTGATTGTGGCACCCAGGGCATTCGGGCCATTGTGTTTGACAAAACGGGCCGGGCGCTGGCAAAAACCGAGAAAAGGTTTGAGGGCTACTACTCAAAGAAGCCGCATTACGTGGAGGCGCCGCCTGCCATGTTCTGGGAAGATCTGGCCGCAGTCACCCTGGAGATGAAACGCCGTTATCCTGAATACACCGGGGCGCTTTCGGGTATGAATATCGCGGTGCAGCGCGATACCGCCACCATTGTGGACGAGAAAGGCGAGGGACTGCGGGATTTCATCAGCTGGATGGACCGGCGGACCCTGGAGAAGCCGCTTACGATTCCGCAGCCTTACCGCTTTGCTTTCTGGATAGCGGGCAAAAAGGCCTTTACAGAGAGCTTTAACACCGGCACCCACGCGCACTGGATCAAGGTGCACGAGCCGGAGCTGTGGAGCGCCGCGGATAAATATATTTTTCTTTCAACTTACCTGATCAATAAACTGACCGGCCGGATGGTGGACGCGACCTCCAATATCGCGGGACACTTTCCCTTTGATTTCAAACATAAGAAATGGTGCGGTCCTTACGAAATCAAGCGCCAGATCATTCAGATCGAGCGCGAAAAGCTTTGTGACCTGGTGGATTCCTGCCAGGTCATCGGTGTCCTTACCCGTGAGGCCGCCGAAAAGACAGGCCTGCCTGAGGGACTGCCCCTCGTTGGCTCCGGCACCGACAAGGGCTGTGAGACCATTGGCGTGGGCTGTGTGCACGAGGGCTGCGCCAGCGTATCGCTCGGCACCCAGTCCACAGTGGAGACGACCAGCAGCCGTTATTATGAGCTGGTCCCTTTTTATCCGCCCTTCCCGGGGGTAGACCCAGAGACCTATAACCCAGAGATCACGGTTTACCACGGCTTCTGGATGATCAACTGGTTTGTCGAAACCTTTGCGGAAAAAGAGCGGGAGGACTGCGCAAAACGGGGTGAGGACCTGTTTGATTTTCTGAACGGGAAACTGCCCACCGTGCCCGCGGGATCCGGCGGGCTGGTATTGCAGCCCTACTGGGGACAGGAGTCCTTTAAGCCTGAGGCAAAGGGCTCGATTATCGGCTTCAGCGAGCGCCACACCAAATACCATATTTACCGCAGCATCATCGAGGGGCTGGCCTTCGCGCTTCTGGAGGGTCTTGAGACCATCGAGAAAAAATCCGGCGTGCGGGTGGAAACCATCGGCCTGTCCGGCGGCGGCTCCCGCAGCGACAACATTGCCCAGATCATGGCCAATGTTTTTGGCCGGGAGGTCTACCGGGTCCAGACCTTTGAGACCACCGGGCTCGGCGGCGCCATGGCCACCTATGTCGGCCTGGGCGTTTACCCGGACCTCGAAGCGGCCGGGGAAAGGATGGTGCGGAAATCGCGCTGTTTTACGCCTGATCCCGAAGAAAACAAACAGTACACAGATATTTACCGTGAAGTGTATAAAAAGGCGTATAAGCGGTATAAACCGCTTTTTAAAAGGCTGCAGAAAATAGAGAACATGCAGTAA